From one Gemmatimonadaceae bacterium genomic stretch:
- a CDS encoding tryptophan 2,3-dioxygenase, with the protein MSESKHAGATSGMDYGRYLQLEELLALQTPQSSPEHPDELLFIVVHQASELWFKVLLHELSTLVGALQQFDTMRALLAIQRVNVLTEIIAQQLSSLDTLPPQRFAQFRGYLGSSSGSQSVQFRAIEATAGLRDPHFMAAITEHGDPPPAVKAALERPTLQALAEALIAHEGVTLESLYTGPGPTPLFLVVEGLLEFEQRFARWRFLHVQLVERIIGPGTGGTGGTLGAKYLARTVSQRFFPSLWAVRSEFYGRGSTQY; encoded by the coding sequence ATGAGCGAATCGAAACACGCCGGCGCCACAAGCGGCATGGATTACGGCCGTTACCTGCAATTGGAGGAACTGCTGGCGCTGCAAACGCCGCAATCGTCGCCGGAACACCCCGACGAACTGCTGTTCATCGTCGTCCATCAAGCGAGCGAATTGTGGTTCAAGGTGCTGCTGCATGAATTGTCCACGCTGGTGGGGGCGCTGCAGCAGTTCGACACGATGCGGGCGCTGCTGGCCATCCAGCGCGTGAATGTGCTGACCGAGATCATCGCGCAGCAATTGTCGTCCCTGGACACCCTGCCGCCGCAACGCTTCGCGCAGTTTCGTGGCTATCTGGGTTCGTCCAGCGGTTCGCAGAGCGTGCAGTTCCGGGCCATCGAAGCGACCGCCGGTTTGCGCGACCCGCATTTCATGGCGGCGATCACTGAACACGGCGATCCGCCACCGGCGGTCAAGGCCGCCCTCGAGCGACCCACACTGCAGGCGCTCGCGGAAGCCCTCATCGCGCACGAGGGCGTCACGCTGGAGTCGCTGTATACCGGCCCCGGGCCCACGCCGCTCTTTCTGGTGGTGGAAGGCCTGCTGGAGTTTGAGCAACGCTTTGCCCGCTGGCGGTTCCTGCATGTGCAATTGGTGGAGCGCATCATCGGACCGGGCACCGGCGGCACGGGTGGCACGCTGGGCGCGAAGTACCTCGCCCGGACCGTCTCGCAACGTTTCTTCCCGTCGTTGTGGGCGGTGCGCAGTGAGTTCTATGGGAGGGGAAGTACTCAGTACTAA
- a CDS encoding cyclase family protein → MTDATLIDISIPLSAATPPWPGDVPFSCGWTCRREAGESVNLGVITTSPHVGTHADAPMHVESAWAASESLPAEIFVGECLVVALPDNHPVSDDVSVATLSALLGDRRTMRLLVRTGYSIAQGTFPDDWPALSPEAVRWLLDRGVRLWGSDAPSADRRASQTLPVHHALFAGGAYVLENLALAHVTPGGYELLAPPLAVHGADAAPVRAMLRARSDHR, encoded by the coding sequence ATGACTGACGCTACTCTGATCGATATCTCGATACCGCTATCTGCCGCCACGCCGCCCTGGCCGGGTGACGTGCCGTTCTCGTGCGGATGGACGTGTCGGCGGGAGGCGGGTGAGAGTGTCAACCTTGGCGTCATCACGACCAGTCCGCACGTGGGGACGCACGCGGATGCGCCAATGCATGTGGAGTCCGCGTGGGCCGCCAGCGAGTCATTGCCGGCGGAGATCTTCGTTGGCGAGTGCCTGGTGGTCGCACTGCCGGACAACCATCCCGTGTCGGACGACGTCAGTGTCGCGACGCTTTCCGCGCTGCTTGGTGACCGGCGCACGATGCGACTGCTGGTCCGTACTGGCTATTCGATTGCGCAGGGTACGTTCCCCGACGATTGGCCCGCGCTGAGCCCTGAGGCCGTGCGGTGGTTGCTGGATCGCGGTGTGCGGTTGTGGGGCAGCGATGCGCCGAGTGCCGATCGACGCGCCAGTCAAACGCTTCCTGTGCATCACGCGCTGTTTGCGGGCGGCGCGTATGTGCTGGAGAATCTGGCGTTGGCGCACGTCACGCCGGGCGGCTACGAGTTGCTGGCACCACCGTTGGCGGTGCATGGTGCCGATGCCGCGCCGGTGCGGGCGATGCTTCGGGCGCGCTCCGACCATCGGTAA